One segment of Panicum virgatum strain AP13 chromosome 1K, P.virgatum_v5, whole genome shotgun sequence DNA contains the following:
- the LOC120679851 gene encoding F-box protein At3g07870-like, translated as MDCNNNDLDKKNKGTEAQVYVPQDAQRIVLAFLPGRIVVKLRSVCKFWRDCIEEPSFVDSHLNNAYRFHQSIACFTSLDHGLVHMYTFDSATMNFRSVELVFSNRFQMSGPCNGLVCLYDIKDDAEVLNPTTRKHLRLPDSVLKSRSLYSEYFVGFVHSTKEYKVVSVRHCVRFLAFEICTVGALSWRTIRESAELLKATKAVIVNGSMYWLLLRKASSSLSREILMLNLTDETFTKIAIPDAVKKHDMELFEGEGKLLLLSNRYDRSSKNTVSDIWVVDLTHQEWIHLHTVAPRMPVGMNPFFQLKSKIFFGNQKRLVCVDLEDRTVSYIDMPSCETLISCGMFVESFAPAVTGLVSSTASSYGNSSGLNEPSSADPGQSFRNAESSSIGCDQSSGLTGWSSADFELSFKRAKRTTNMVWKILKHGGLSLG; from the coding sequence ATGGACTGCAACAATAATGATCTTGATAAGAAAAATAAAGGAACAGAAGCTCAAGTATACGTTCCTCAGGATGCCCAAAGGATTGTCCTTGCTTTTCTACCTGGTAGGATTGTTGTGAAACTTCGCAGTGTGTGCAAGTTCTGGCGAGACTGCATTGAAGAACCTAGTTTTGTGGACAGTCACCTAAACAATGCTTACCGCTTCCACCAGTCCATTGCTTGTTTCACCTCGCTTGATCATGGCCTAGTCCACATGTACACATTCGATTCTGCCACAATGAATTTCAGAAGCGTGGAACTCGTGTTCTCAAATAGGTTTCAAATGTCAGGCCCCTGCAATGGCTTGGTGTGCTTGTATGATATAAAAGACGACGCTGAGGTCTTGAATCCCACAACAAGGAAGCACTTGAGGCTGCCAGATTCAGTACTCAAGTCACGGTCTCTTTACTCTGAatattttgttggatttgtgCACTCCACAAAAGAATACAAGGTGGTCTCTGTCCGTCACTGTGTGCGGTTCTTGGCATTTGAAATATGCACTGTTGGTGCGTTGTCATGGAGAACAATACGTGAATCTGCAGAGCTTCTAAAGGCAACGAAGGCAGTTATTGTTAATGGTAGCATGTACTGGCTACTTCTTCGCAAGGCATCCTCCAGTTTGTCTCGAGAAATCCTGATGCTCAACCTGACAGATGAGACGTTCACAAAAATTGCCATCCCTGATGCTGTAAAAAAACATGATATGGAATTATTCGAGGGGGAAGGAAAGCTTCTTTTGTTGTCAAATCGTTATGATAGATCATCAAAAAATACAGTTTCAGATATTTGGGTGGTGGACTTGACTCATCAAGAGTGGATTCACTTACATACAGTTGCTCCTCGGATGCCTGTGGGCATGAACCCATTTTTCCAGCTCAAGTCGAAGATCTTCTTTGGCAACCAAAAGAGACTCGTCTGTGTAGATCTTGAAGATCGTACAGTTTCATACATTGACATGCCTTCTTGTGAGACTTTGATATCTTGTGGCATGTTTGTGGAGAGTTTTGCACCTGCTGTGACAGGCTTGGTGAGCTCTACCGCGTCATCATATGGTAACAGTTCTGGTCTCAATGAACCATCCTCAGCAGACCCTGGACAATCTTTTCGAAATGCTGAATCATCCTCGATAGGCTGTGATCAATCTTCTGGTCTCACTGGATGGTCCTCAGCTGACTTTGAGCTGTCCTTTAAGAGAGCAAAGAGAACAACGAACATGGTGTGGAAGATATTGAAACATGGTGGTCTATCCCTGGGCTGA
- the LOC120679773 gene encoding uncharacterized protein LOC120679773, whose translation MADAGGEAGVGGKGEEPGREIPDEITGEILLRLPSRSALARAAAASGGFRALVSSPRFLRRHRALHRDPGALLGVFTFSLSRDGTGFHPAEPPHPAAAAARAVAAAADFSFGFLPADPSAADGAGDEGWMVRDYRDGRFLLDRAASGTERGTVFTELAVCDPLYRRYVLLPPIPEDLADTVGDVLSVFGGRRACEPFLAPAEPCEPDAERPPFTVFWTARCQRKLAAFAFSSRDGRWRALPSPDCFIWRRHRSPFSCPMHTVWNRRHYAHGRFYWVDCLTNRWLVLDARAMELALAIIPSPAGYWEEHVAVVEAPDGKVGVFAHDFHHPGGKADLHYYTIAQDADSPQWQLEKTIPLPWPAACHQPFCVRGTANGCLILEVSEEKPAFMARYCVRDAEMFKIDVKSFQLEKICQARCAGGAAGQCCWPYFGFPPSLALPTV comes from the coding sequence AtggccgacgccggcggcgaggcgggcgtTGGCGGGAAAGGCGAGGAGCCGGGTCGCGAGATCCCCGACGAGATCACGGGCGAGATCCTGCTCCGCCTGCCCTCCCGCTCCGCgctggcgcgcgcggccgccgccagcggcGGCTTCCGCGCGCTCGTCTCCTCCCCGcgcttcctccgccgccaccgcgcgctgCACCGGGACCCCGGCGCGCTCCTCGGGGTCTTCACCTTCTCCCTCAGCCGcgacggcacgggcttccaccccgcggagccgccgcacccggcggcggcggcggcccgcgccgtcgccgccgccgccgacttcTCCTTCGGCTTCCTCCCGGCGGATCCCTCCGCCGCGGACGGAGCCGGAGACGAAGGGTGGATGGTCCGGGACTACCGCGACGGCCGCTTCCTCCTCGACCGCGCCGCGTCCGGCACCGAGCGGGGCACCGTCTTCACCGAGCTCGCCGTCTGCGACCCGCTGTACCGCCGCTACGTCCTGCTCCCGCCCATCCCGGAGGATCTCGCCGACACCGTCGGCGACGTGCTCAGCGTcttcggcggccggcgcgcgtgcgagcccttcctcgcccccgccgagcCCTGCGAGCCGGACGCGGAGCGGCCGCCGTTCACCGTGTTCTGGACGGCCCGGTGCCAGCGGAAGCTCGCCGCCTTCGCCTTCTCCTCGCGCGacgggcggtggcgcgcgctCCCGTCGCCGGACTGCTTCATCTGGCGCCGCCACCGGTCGCCGTTCAGCTGCCCGATGCACACCGTCTGGAACCGGCGGCACTACGCGCACGGCCGCTTCTACTGGGTGGACTGCCTCACCAACCGGTGGCTCGTGCTCGACGCGCGCGCCATGGAGCTCGCCCTCGCCATCATCCCCTCGCCGGCCGGCTACTGGGAGGAGCACGTCGCCGTCGTGGAGGCCCCGGACGGGAAGGTCGGCGTGTTCGCGCACGACTTCCACCACCCCGGCGGCAAAGCCGATCTCCACTACTACACGATCGCGCAGGACGCCGACTCGCCGCAGTGGCAGCTGGAGAAGACGATCCCGCTGCCGTGGCCGGCGGCATGCCACCAGCCGTTCTGCGTCCGGGGCACGGCCAACGGGTGCTTGATCCTCGAGGTCAGCGAGGAGAAGCCGGCGTTCATGGCGAGATACTGCGTCAGGGACGCCGAGATGTTCAAAATCGACGTCAAGAGCTTCCAGCTGGAGAAGATCTGCCAGGCGCGGtgtgccggcggcgccgccggccagtGCTGCTGGCCGTACTTCGGCTTCCCGCCATCGCTGGCCTTGCCCACTGTATGA
- the LOC120680006 gene encoding pentatricopeptide repeat-containing protein At3g02490, mitochondrial-like: MLRAALTSGGGRLAAILPRHHARLLSSSSTIAALFSDPTPPADPAAAIQSAGVDLSHPDTVPALLLDPGLAGNYPAASRFFSWAASDPAAKAALNSRSFNSMLQLAAAHGDADRFWSLVASMRSRGYGISKPAFRAASESFRAKDMARDADLLQEAFAAHGRNAAAAEVCKILRAPGKDDTQKLAMLSESSVEVTDELVALVVEKVGQFPQQAMVFFRWVEQTAGAGISWGKVYNAMAKVLGREDRIEEFREVLRKMRGKGLEMDRDVYVTVTDRFLKRKMVEDIVDLFQFMTSRPEKLLRDDFIFLLKKVLVTGDLDLKLVTRVLRYYRHVGSKVKDSAFDSVLKSLRSVGRLGESGRVLKAMQEGGFEPDSTDHEKAVLAMCDAGNLEEARNYLTGVEESGHKLGPKIWPCLVQKYSLGENVDTAVSCFHEMLEKSGSENVGSTLEVLVSGLHKKKGAKEAFKVLKNMVTEKAVVPWQTTYKYLIHKLIRQGHLKPAFEVLGLMKSHGYPPFVDPFIPHISKSGTVDDALGFLNATSLRGLPSRIVYVRLFQALFKEERHEVAQQLLSQSPAGIQNHADIRDIFNKLEEPVAAALAEG; this comes from the coding sequence atgctccgcgccgccctcacctccggcggcggccgcctcgccgccatccTCCCCCGACACCATGCCCGCCTCCTCTCCTCATCCTCCACCATCGCCGCCCTCTTCTCCGATCCCACCCCTCCCgcggaccccgccgccgcgatccAGTCCGCCGGCGTCGATCTCTCCCACCCGGACACCGTCCCCGCGCTCCTCCTCGACCCGGGGCTCGCGGGAAACTACCCCGCGGCCTCCCGCTTCTTCTCTTGGGCCGCCTCCGACCCCGCCGCCAAGGCCGCGCTCAACTCGCGGTCCTTCAACTCCATGctccagctcgccgccgcgcacggcgaCGCCGACCGCTTCTGGTCTCTCGTCGCCTCCATGCGGTCTAGGGGCTACGGGATCTCCAAGCCCGCCTTCCGGGCCGCCTCCGAGAGCTTCCGGGCCAAGGACATGGCCAGGGACGCCGACCTGCTGCAGGAGGCATTCGCCGCGCACGGCaggaacgcggcggcggccgaggtatGCAAGATTCTACGGGCGCCGGGCAAGGATGACACCCAGAAGCTAGCCATGCTGAGTGAATCGAGTGTTGAGGTGACTGATGAGCTGGTGGCATTAGTGGTGGAGAAGGTCGGGCAGTTCCCGCAGCAGGCGATGGTGTTCTTCCGGTGGGTGGAGCAGACAGCTGGAGCTGGGATAAGTTGGGGCAAGGTTTACAATGCGATGGCCAAGGTTCTCGGCCGTGAGGATCGCATCGAGGAGTTCCGGGAGGTCCTGCGGAAGATGAGGGGCAAGGGGCTTGAGATGGATCGAGATGTGTATGTTACTGTCACCGACAGGTTCCTCAAGAGGAAGATGGTTGAGGATATTGTGGACCTGTTCCAATTCATGACAAGCAGACCGGAGAAGCTCTTGAGGGATGATTTCATATTCTTGCTGAAGAAGGTCCTAGTGACTGGTGACTTGGATCTCAAGTTGGTGACGAGAGTCTTGCGGTACTATCGCCATGTGGGCAGCAAGGTCAAAGACTCAGCTTTTGATTCTGTTCTCAAGTCGTTGAGGAGTGTAGGGAGGCTTGGGGAGAGTGGCAGAGTTCTGAAGGCGATGCAGGAAGGTGGTTTCGAACCGGATAGTACTGATCATGAAAAGGCTGTTCTTGCAATGTGTGATGCTGGCAATCTGGAAGAAGCACGGAATTATTTGACTGGTGTGGAAGAGTCAGGGCATAAGTTGGGTCCAAAGAtatggccttgtttagttcagAAGTATTCTCTTGGTGAAAATGTGGATACAGCAGTGTCGTGCTTCCATGAAATGCTGGAAAAAAGCGGCAGCGAGAATGTGGGTTCTACTCTTGAGGTGCTGGTTTCTGGATTGCACAAGAAGAAAGGGGCGAAGGAAGCATTCAAAGTTCTGAAGAACATGGTAACAGAGAAGGCTGTGGTTCCTTGGCAAACTACCTACAAGTATTTGATCCACAAGTTAATCCGCCAAGGACATCTGAAACCAGCTTTTGAAGTGCTAGGTTTAATGAAAAGCCATGGTTATCCACCTTTCGTTGATCCTTTTATCCCTCATATTTCAAAATCTGGGACTGTGGATGATGCCTTGGGTTTTCTGAATGCAACATCTTTGAGGGGGTTGCCGTCAAGAATAGTTTATGTGCGCTTATTTCAAGCTTTGTTCAAAGAAGAGAGGCATGAAGTTGCCCAACAGCTGCTTTCCCAGTCTCCTGCTGGCATCCAAAACCATGCAGATATTCGTGATATTTTCAATAAGCTGGAAGAACCTGTTGCAGCGGCCTTGGCAGAGGGTTGA